The Coffea arabica cultivar ET-39 chromosome 1e, Coffea Arabica ET-39 HiFi, whole genome shotgun sequence genome has a window encoding:
- the LOC113697141 gene encoding receptor-like protein 46: MATLWLLLGFLSLFVLSSSTCPDHQKQSLLLFKSTLLNITRTTNDSSSSSAFGLESWNSTSDCCLWDKVTCKSSSSSTAPVVVALLLDSLVSTDQPVVVPSAVLTPLFRLTTLMLLDVSSNHIQGGIPGDGLASLTKLVRLDMTQNNFSGSIPPQLFRLRYLQYLDLSENMLLGGLSQQVGYLRDLRTLKLDDNFLGGRIPEEIGNLTELLELSLSSNSFSGRIPASVSNLRQLQVLDLRENLLSEQIPSEIGGLSNLSTLALGKNKFAGGIPRSMQNLSKLETLMLENNLLAGEIPSWIFDIKPLNILFLGGNGNMLAWSNNSVTAPKCMLSQLSLQSCGLSGEIPLWISAQKALVYLDLSKNELRGTFPLWLAEMDLGTIILSDNELTGPVPHRLFQSLSLSVLDLSRNNFSGELPKNIGDANEIMLLMLAGNSFSGTIPSSISDIYRLLLLDLANNRLSGDTFPVFDPDAFLAYVDFSDNDFSGEIPVSFSQETRILALGNNKFSGKLPRNLTNLIKLEHLDVHGNEIGGEFPEFIIEMSSMQILNLRNTSLQGPIPNSMSNLKALQILDLSGNSLTGNIPPGFGNLVGMIDTPTKFSSISGVFTFPVQYIDLIVNWKRSVQGLSSNPSIDLYSLLDLSKNQLSGKIPASLGNLKGLKILNISSNSLSGNIPDSFCGLENVESLDLSHNNLSGKIPQSFEKLQQLAILDVSNNHLEGPIPKGGQMDTMNDPKYFANNSGLCGVQIGLPCPTEPVKPSAPTSEDNSDETNELRFAWEGAWFGFPLGFCLSVIVILLTGWFPARALSPARRGRRRRHAPSRISVRRIGS, translated from the coding sequence ATGGCGACGCTATGGTTGCTACTGGGATTCTTGAGCCTCTTCGTTTTGTCGTCCTCCACTTGTCCTGATCATCAAAAGCAATCCCTTCTCCTGTTCAAATCAACCTTGCTTAACATCACTCGCACCACCAATGACTCCTCCTCCTCATCCGCATTTGGCTTAGAATCATGGAATTCAACGTCCGATTGTTGCCTCTGGGACAAGGTCACCTGTAAATCCAGCTCCTCCTCAACAGCACCCGTGGTGGTCGCATTGCTTCTCGATTCCCTCGTATCTACTGATCAGCCGGTTGTGGTTCCCTCCGCTGTCCTCACTCCCCTCTTTCGCCTGACTACCCTGATGCTGCTCGACGTCTCCTCCAATCACATACAGGGCGGAATTCCAGGTGACGGCCTGGCTAGTCTCACCAAACTGGTTCGTCTCGACATGACGCAGAATAACTTCAGCGGCAGCATTCCTCCGCAGCTCTTTCGCTTGAGATACCTGCAATATCTCGACTTGAGCGAGAACATGCTTTTGGGGGGTTTAAGTCAGCAAGTTGGATATCTTCGAGACCTGAGAACGCTGAAATTGGATGACAATTTTCTTGGCGGAAGAATCCCTGAGGAGATcgggaacctcactgagctccTGGAATTGTCTCTCAGCAGCAACTCCTTCTCTGGTAGAATCCCGGCGTCAGTTTCAAATCTAAGACAGCTTCAGGTCTTAGATTTGAGAGAAAATCTTCTGTCAGAGCAGATTCCCTCTGAGATTGGGGGCTTGTCCAACCTCTCTACTCTGGCCTTGGGCAAGAACAAGTTCGCTGGTGGAATCCCCCGCTCGATGCAAAACCTGAGCAAGTTGGAAACTCTTATGCTGGAAAACAACTTGCTCGCTGGAGAGATACCATCCTGGATTTTCGACATCAAGCCCCTCAATATCTTGTTTCTTGGGGGGAATGGCAATATGTTGGCCTGGAGCAACAATTCCGTGACAGCACCCAAATGCATGCTCTCTCAACTCTCTCTCCAATCTTGTGGTCTATCTGGAGAAATCCCACTCTGGatttcagcccaaaaggctctTGTCTATCTGGATTTGAGTAAAAATGAGCTTCGAGGAACCTTCCCACTCTGGCTAGCAGAGATGGATCTTGGAACCATTATTCTGTCAGATAACGAGCTGACTGGTCCTGTTCCCCATCGTCTCTTCCAGTCCTTGAGTTTATCCGTCCTCGACCTTTCACGAAACAATTTCTCTGGTGAGCTACCAAAAAATATTGGCGATGCTAACGAGATCATGCTTCTCATGTTGGCTGGAAACAGTTTTTCTGGGACAATTCCAAGTTCCATCTCTGATATTTATCGTCTGTTACTGTTGGACTTGGCAAACAACAGATTGTCTGGAGACACGTTTCCGGTATTTGACCCTGATGCCTTTCTTGCATACGTTGATTTCTCAGACAATGACTTCTCCGGTGAAATTCCCGTGTCCTTCTCGCAAGAAACCAGGATTCTTGCTTTGGGAAACAACAAGTTCTCAGGGAAATTGCCTCGGAACCTTACAAACTTGATCAAACTCGAGCACCTAGATGTCCACGGCAATGAAATTGGGGGGGAATTCCCAGAATTCATCATTGAAATGTCTAGCATGCAGATTTTGAATCTGAGAAACACTTCCCTGCAAGGTCCTATACCAAACAGCATGTCCAATCTCAAAGCTCTCCAAATTCTCGATTTGTCAGGAAACAGCCTCACCGGAAACATCCCGCCAGGGTTTGGAAATCTCGTTGGGATGATTGACACGCCAACtaaattttcatcaatttcaGGTGTCTTCACCTTTCCAGTCCAGTATATTGATTTAATTGTAAACTGGAAGAGATCAGTACAAGGGCTGTCATCAAACCCAAGCATCGACCTCTACTCTTTGCTGGACTTGTCAAAGAACCAACTTTCAGGCAAAATTCCAGCTTCATTAGGTAACCTGAAAGGCCTAAAGATATTAAACATCTCCTCTAATAGCCTGTCCGGCAATATACCAGACAGTTTCTGTGGCCTGGAGAATGTAGAAAGTCTAGACTTGTCACACAACAATCTCTCAGGTAAAATCCCACAATCTTTTGAGAAGCTGCAACAGCTCGCAATTTTGGATGTGAGCAACAACCACCTCGAGGGTCCAATTCCAAAAGGTGGCCAAATGGACACAATGAACGATCCAAAATATTTTGCTAACAACAGTGGTTTATGCGGAGTGCAGATTGGGTTGCCATGTCCGACGGAGCCAGTAAAGCCATCAGCACCAACTTCAGAAGACAATAGCGATGAGACTAACGAGCTAAGGTTTGCATGGGAAGGGGCCTGGTTTGGATTCCCACTTGGTTTTTGTTTATCAGTTATTGTCATACTTCTAACTGGCTGGTTTCCAGCGCGAGCGTTGTCCCCGGCTCGCCGCGGCCGCCGGAGAAGGCACGCACCAAGCAGGATCAGCGTTAGGCGGATAGGATCATAA